A genomic region of Roseateles amylovorans contains the following coding sequences:
- a CDS encoding PilT/PilU family type 4a pilus ATPase, with product MERDQATKFINDLLRLMVSRKGSDLFLTADFPPAIKVDGKVTKVSPQPLTGQHTLQLARSIMNDKQAADFERTKECNFAISPQGIGRFRVNAYIQQSHVALVLRTIPQILPTVESLDLPPILKDVVQTKRGLVILVGATGSGKSTSLAAMVDHRNETTYGHIITIEDPVEFVHPHKNCIISQREVGLDTEGWEQALKNTLRQAPDVILMGEIRDRETMEHAVAFAETGHLCMATLHANSANQALDRIINFFPEERRAQLLMDLSLNLKALVSQRLLPRQEGKGRIAAVEILLNTPLISDLIFKGDVGEIKEIMKRSRELGMQTFDQALFDLYEMGKVTYEDALRNADSVNDLRLQIKLNSERARSGDLSSGTEHFSIV from the coding sequence ATGGAACGCGATCAGGCGACAAAGTTCATCAACGATTTGCTGCGCCTGATGGTGTCGCGCAAGGGGTCGGACTTGTTCCTCACAGCCGATTTCCCGCCGGCCATCAAGGTGGATGGCAAGGTGACGAAGGTGTCGCCGCAGCCGCTCACCGGGCAGCACACGCTGCAGTTGGCGCGCTCGATCATGAACGACAAGCAGGCGGCCGATTTCGAGCGCACGAAGGAGTGCAATTTCGCGATCTCGCCGCAAGGCATCGGGCGCTTCCGCGTCAACGCCTATATCCAGCAAAGCCATGTGGCCCTGGTGCTGCGGACCATCCCCCAGATCCTGCCGACGGTGGAATCCCTGGATCTGCCCCCGATCCTCAAGGACGTGGTGCAAACCAAGCGCGGGCTGGTGATCCTGGTCGGCGCCACCGGCTCCGGCAAGAGCACCTCGCTCGCCGCAATGGTGGACCATCGCAATGAAACCACCTACGGCCACATCATCACGATCGAAGATCCGGTGGAGTTCGTGCATCCGCACAAGAACTGCATCATCAGCCAGCGCGAGGTGGGCCTGGACACCGAAGGCTGGGAGCAGGCGCTGAAGAACACGCTGCGTCAGGCCCCCGACGTGATCCTGATGGGCGAAATCCGCGATCGCGAAACCATGGAGCATGCGGTGGCCTTCGCCGAAACCGGCCACCTGTGCATGGCCACGCTGCACGCCAACAGCGCCAACCAGGCGCTGGACCGGATCATCAACTTCTTCCCGGAAGAACGTCGCGCCCAGCTGCTGATGGATCTGTCGCTGAACCTGAAGGCCCTGGTGTCGCAACGCCTGTTGCCGCGTCAGGAAGGCAAGGGCCGTATCGCCGCCGTCGAGATCCTGCTCAACACGCCGCTGATCTCCGACCTGATCTTCAAGGGCGATGTGGGCGAGATCAAGGAAATCATGAAGCGCTCGCGCGAGCTCGGCATGCAGACCTTCGACCAGGCGCTGTTCGATCTCTATGAGATGGGCAAGGTGACCTACGAAGACGCGCTGCGCAATGCGGACTCGGTGAATGACCTGCGTCTGCAGATCAAGCTCAACAGCGAGCGGGCCCGCAGCGGCGATCTGTCCTCCGGCACCGAGCATTTCTCGATCGTCTGA
- a CDS encoding TonB family protein yields MSKPLIKQLSRGLLGLTAAVLLSAGAYATPKIIKKVPPEFPPEAARQSISAGSVRAKMNIDPDGKVSGVEILEAEPRKVFDKAVTRALMDWKFEASGEKQTHEVKLVFKNED; encoded by the coding sequence ATGAGCAAGCCCCTGATCAAGCAACTTTCCCGTGGCCTTCTGGGCCTGACCGCCGCCGTGCTGCTGAGCGCCGGCGCCTACGCCACCCCGAAGATCATCAAGAAGGTGCCGCCGGAGTTCCCGCCGGAAGCCGCCCGCCAGTCGATCTCCGCCGGCTCGGTCCGCGCCAAGATGAACATCGATCCGGACGGCAAGGTCTCGGGCGTCGAAATCCTGGAAGCCGAACCGCGCAAGGTCTTCGACAAGGCCGTCACCCGCGCCCTGATGGACTGGAAGTTCGAAGCCAGCGGCGAAAAGCAGACCCACGAGGTCAAGCTGGTGTTCAAGAACGAAGACTGA
- a CDS encoding methyl-accepting chemotaxis protein, translating to MSFLSRLRIGQRLTLSYTLLILLLIIIGAYGAHNAGRLSHDLDQTANSSLLKIASANALEGNVNIIARASRDLLLLDEARQIKKQKAAIAEALADSDKQLAELEAKVADTKDKDVVAVVHEQQNKFTAAVSKFLKIQQDGSPDEARESLITDVRPAQQAYQEGLKALVELQFGNARALAESGAKLANQSILVTGALVVVAVLIGGVGGLTIARSIVVPARKAKDAAQAISSGDLSQHIDVEGTDELAQMLHAMRDMQNALSGVVASVSAAAGEVAHNSNEIAGSNVDLSDRTARSAESLQNTAASVEQIASNLNGASELTRKASGIAAKARQSASAGGNVVSQVVSTMEEISASSRKIGDIIGVIDGIAFQTNILALNAAVEAARAGEHGKGFAVVASEVRALASRSAQAAKEIKVLIQESSVKVENGTALVNNAGATIRSVVDEVNNMGQLIEEISHSAQEQAAGVGVVNNAMNELDRTTQQNTTLVDELTRSTDSLRESSSRLVQAVGFFSTARSAS from the coding sequence ATGTCGTTTCTGTCCCGCCTGCGCATCGGGCAGCGCCTGACGCTGAGCTATACGCTCCTCATCCTGCTGCTGATCATCATCGGCGCCTATGGCGCACACAACGCCGGCCGCCTCTCTCACGACCTGGACCAGACCGCCAACTCCAGCCTGCTGAAGATCGCTTCGGCCAATGCACTGGAAGGCAACGTCAACATCATTGCCCGCGCCTCGCGCGATCTGCTGCTGCTCGACGAAGCGCGTCAGATCAAGAAGCAGAAGGCCGCCATTGCCGAAGCCCTGGCCGACAGCGACAAGCAGCTCGCCGAGCTGGAAGCCAAGGTGGCCGACACCAAGGACAAGGACGTCGTGGCCGTGGTCCACGAGCAGCAGAACAAGTTCACCGCTGCGGTCTCCAAGTTCCTGAAGATCCAGCAGGACGGCAGCCCTGACGAAGCCCGCGAAAGCCTGATCACCGACGTGCGTCCGGCCCAGCAGGCCTATCAGGAAGGCCTGAAGGCGCTGGTCGAGCTGCAGTTCGGCAACGCCCGTGCCCTGGCCGAATCCGGCGCCAAGCTGGCCAACCAGTCGATCCTGGTCACCGGCGCCCTGGTGGTGGTGGCGGTGCTGATCGGCGGTGTCGGCGGCCTGACCATCGCCCGCTCGATCGTCGTGCCGGCCCGCAAGGCCAAGGATGCCGCCCAGGCGATCAGCTCGGGCGACCTGTCGCAGCACATCGATGTCGAAGGCACCGATGAACTGGCGCAGATGCTGCACGCCATGCGCGACATGCAGAACGCCTTGTCCGGCGTGGTGGCCAGCGTGAGCGCGGCCGCCGGCGAAGTGGCCCACAACTCCAATGAGATCGCCGGCAGCAATGTCGATCTGTCGGACCGCACCGCGCGCTCGGCCGAGAGCCTGCAAAACACCGCCGCGTCGGTGGAGCAGATTGCCTCCAACCTCAACGGCGCCAGCGAACTGACCCGCAAGGCCTCCGGCATCGCCGCCAAGGCGCGCCAGTCGGCCTCTGCCGGCGGCAATGTGGTGAGCCAGGTCGTCTCGACGATGGAAGAGATCAGCGCCAGCTCGCGCAAGATCGGCGACATCATCGGTGTGATCGACGGCATTGCCTTCCAGACCAACATCCTGGCGCTGAACGCCGCAGTGGAAGCGGCCCGCGCCGGCGAACACGGCAAGGGCTTTGCGGTGGTGGCTTCGGAAGTGCGCGCGCTGGCCTCGCGTTCGGCGCAGGCGGCCAAGGAAATCAAGGTGCTGATCCAGGAATCGTCCGTCAAGGTCGAGAACGGCACCGCCCTGGTCAACAACGCGGGCGCCACCATCCGCTCGGTGGTGGACGAGGTCAACAACATGGGCCAGTTGATCGAGGAAATCTCGCACTCGGCCCAGGAACAGGCGGCCGGCGTCGGCGTGGTGAACAACGCCATGAACGAACTCGACCGCACCACCCAGCAGAACACCACCCTGGTGGACGAGCTGACCCGCTCCACCGACTCGCTGCGCGAAAGCAGCTCCCGCCTGGTGCAGGCAGTGGGCTTCTTCAGCACGGCGCGCTCCGCGAGCTGA
- a CDS encoding TolC family protein, with protein sequence MSSQTIPSTAARAAPSTSLQHRATKRRALGSVLASAAAVLLGGCASLSPEQAIAPVQQQSQAWLSADLPLQQTDDQRAAARQRTEALLAQPLDAQAAVQLALLNHRGLQASLYGLGMAESERVQTLLWPNPVLSLGRLVRGDEREIERGLSVNLLALLGRPARQDASARTLAREQARVAQQLLDIAGQARRRWIDAVAAQAQQAHARTVLDSASAGAELTLRMRQAGNVSALRLARERAVLAEAQLAMEQAQLQAVREREALIRAIGLWGDDVARLSLPERLPDVPSTFRQADDLERTAVAQRLDIQAAKRQSEALAAQLGLTRQTGRLNALELGLQRNSSNQAPTQRGLDLSLEVPLFDWGQARIVGAQQAYLQSVEQTAQTAIDARSEVREASERAQAAWRIARRHHDELLPLARQVSDETLLRYNGMLIGVMDLLADARAQARAVSAALGAQRDFWLAEATLSQSLLGPVHDTASSASPNTSSTPGASTDASGAAH encoded by the coding sequence ATGTCGTCACAGACGATTCCCTCCACGGCGGCCCGTGCCGCGCCGTCCACCAGCCTGCAGCACCGAGCGACGAAGCGGCGTGCCCTCGGCAGTGTGCTCGCCTCGGCTGCCGCCGTGCTGTTGGGCGGCTGCGCCTCGCTGTCGCCGGAACAAGCCATCGCGCCAGTCCAGCAGCAGAGTCAGGCCTGGCTGAGCGCTGACCTGCCGCTGCAACAGACGGATGACCAACGCGCCGCCGCACGCCAGCGCACCGAGGCCCTGCTCGCGCAGCCGCTGGATGCACAGGCCGCCGTGCAACTGGCGTTGCTGAACCACCGCGGGCTGCAGGCCAGCCTCTACGGCCTCGGCATGGCCGAATCCGAACGGGTGCAGACGCTGTTGTGGCCCAACCCGGTCCTCAGCCTCGGACGTCTGGTGCGCGGCGACGAGCGTGAGATCGAGCGCGGCCTCAGCGTCAACCTGCTGGCCCTGCTGGGCCGCCCCGCACGGCAGGACGCGAGCGCCCGCACCCTGGCACGCGAGCAGGCGCGCGTCGCCCAGCAGTTGCTGGACATCGCGGGGCAGGCGCGGCGGCGCTGGATCGACGCGGTCGCGGCGCAGGCGCAACAGGCCCATGCCCGGACCGTGCTGGACTCCGCTTCAGCCGGCGCTGAGCTGACGCTGCGCATGCGGCAGGCCGGCAACGTCAGCGCGCTGCGACTCGCCCGCGAACGGGCGGTGCTGGCCGAAGCACAACTGGCGATGGAGCAGGCGCAACTGCAGGCCGTTCGCGAGCGGGAGGCCTTGATCCGTGCAATCGGACTGTGGGGCGACGATGTCGCGCGGCTGAGTCTGCCTGAGCGTCTGCCCGACGTGCCATCGACGTTCCGCCAGGCCGACGACCTGGAGCGAACGGCCGTGGCCCAGCGGCTCGACATCCAGGCCGCCAAGCGCCAGTCCGAGGCCCTCGCCGCGCAACTGGGGCTGACGCGCCAGACCGGCCGCCTCAATGCGCTGGAACTCGGGCTGCAACGCAACAGCAGCAACCAGGCGCCGACACAACGCGGACTGGACCTCAGCCTCGAGGTGCCGCTGTTCGATTGGGGACAGGCGCGCATCGTCGGGGCACAGCAGGCCTATCTGCAGTCGGTGGAACAGACGGCGCAGACCGCGATCGACGCCCGCTCCGAAGTGCGGGAGGCGAGCGAGCGCGCGCAGGCCGCGTGGCGCATCGCGCGTCGACATCACGACGAGTTGCTGCCGCTGGCTCGCCAGGTCTCGGACGAAACCCTGCTGCGCTACAACGGCATGCTGATCGGCGTCATGGACCTGCTGGCCGATGCGCGGGCGCAGGCGCGTGCCGTCTCCGCCGCCCTTGGCGCCCAGCGCGACTTCTGGCTGGCCGAAGCCACGCTGTCTCAAAGCCTGCTGGGACCGGTGCATGACACCGCGTCCAGCGCCAGCCCCAACACTTCCTCAACCCCTGGCGCGTCGACCGATGCCAGCGGTGCCGCGCATTGA
- a CDS encoding YggS family pyridoxal phosphate-dependent enzyme, protein MATISENIQQLRARMERACEQASRPVHSVTLLVVTKTFPAEDVRAAFEAGERRFGENYVQEGIDKIASLADLRAQVEWHLIGPLQSNKTRVVAESFDWVHSVDRLKIAQRLSEQRPPELPPLQLCLQVNISGEASKSGVAPADVPALAQAVEALPRVRLRGLMAIPEPAASLAEQREPHRALAELLAALNRDGLALDTLSMGMTADLEAAILEGATVVRVGTAIFGARTPPPERPA, encoded by the coding sequence ATGGCGACGATCTCCGAGAACATACAACAGCTGCGCGCCCGCATGGAGCGGGCTTGTGAGCAGGCGTCGCGCCCTGTGCACAGCGTCACGCTGCTGGTCGTAACAAAGACTTTCCCTGCGGAAGATGTCCGCGCCGCCTTTGAGGCCGGCGAGCGGCGCTTCGGCGAAAACTATGTCCAGGAAGGCATCGACAAGATCGCCAGCCTGGCGGATCTGCGCGCGCAGGTGGAATGGCACCTGATCGGACCGCTGCAAAGCAACAAGACCCGGGTGGTGGCCGAAAGCTTCGACTGGGTGCACAGCGTGGACCGGCTCAAGATCGCCCAGCGCCTGTCCGAGCAGCGGCCGCCCGAGCTGCCCCCGCTGCAGCTGTGCCTGCAGGTCAACATCAGCGGCGAGGCCAGCAAGAGCGGCGTCGCACCGGCCGACGTGCCGGCCCTGGCGCAGGCCGTGGAAGCCCTGCCTCGGGTGCGGCTGCGCGGCCTGATGGCCATCCCTGAGCCGGCGGCGAGCCTGGCCGAGCAACGTGAGCCCCACCGCGCCCTGGCCGAACTGCTGGCGGCGCTCAACCGCGACGGCCTGGCACTGGACACCCTGAGCATGGGCATGACCGCCGACCTGGAGGCCGCCATCCTGGAAGGCGCCACCGTGGTGCGGGTGGGCACGGCCATCTTTGGCGCCCGGACCCCGCCGCCCGAGCGACCGGCCTAG
- a CDS encoding multicopper oxidase family protein, whose protein sequence is MISRRNLFAQMAAGAAVGVAGAVNAAAVSRVALAAIPDAMQRDTPDTAPPLSPPDGRPYQPVVTLNGWTLPWRLRDGVKEFHLVAEPVVRELAPGCTAHLWGYNGQSPGPTIEVVEGDRVRLYVTNRLPEHTSVHWHGQRLPNGMDGVSGLTQPAIRPGETFVYEFVARRPGTFMYHPHADEMTQMAMGMMGFWVTHPKAHHPAIATVQRDFCFLLSSYDIDPGSYTPRISTMTDFNLWTWNSRVFPGIDTLNVRQGDRVRIRVGNLTMTNHPIHLHGHEFQVTGTDGGPVPPAARWPEVTTDVAVGQMRQIEFVADEPGDWALHCHKSHHTMNAMGHAVDTLIGVDHRGLASRINKIIPDYMAMGERGMADMAEMEMPIPENTVPMMSGQGPHGSLEMGGMFSVVKVRADQKPGDYSDPGWYRAPAGSVARRVETPGEAPSSPMPTAHQHPPRPTAGASEAASTRPASEPLRVRKPDGHGHHGH, encoded by the coding sequence ATGATCTCCCGAAGAAACCTCTTCGCCCAGATGGCCGCCGGCGCTGCGGTCGGCGTGGCCGGCGCGGTGAATGCCGCGGCCGTTTCCCGTGTGGCATTGGCTGCGATTCCCGACGCCATGCAGCGCGACACCCCGGACACCGCACCGCCGTTGTCGCCGCCGGACGGCCGGCCCTACCAGCCGGTGGTCACCCTCAACGGCTGGACCTTGCCCTGGCGCCTGCGCGATGGCGTCAAGGAATTCCACCTCGTCGCAGAGCCGGTGGTGCGCGAACTGGCACCGGGCTGCACGGCCCACCTGTGGGGCTACAACGGCCAGTCGCCAGGCCCCACGATCGAAGTCGTGGAAGGCGACCGGGTGCGCCTCTACGTCACCAACCGGCTGCCGGAGCACACCAGCGTGCATTGGCACGGCCAGCGCCTGCCCAATGGCATGGACGGTGTGTCCGGTCTGACGCAGCCGGCCATCCGGCCGGGCGAAACCTTCGTCTATGAATTCGTCGCGCGTCGTCCCGGGACCTTCATGTACCACCCGCATGCGGATGAAATGACGCAGATGGCCATGGGCATGATGGGCTTCTGGGTCACCCATCCGAAAGCCCACCATCCGGCGATAGCGACGGTGCAGCGGGACTTCTGCTTCCTGCTGTCGAGCTACGACATCGATCCCGGCAGCTACACCCCGCGCATCTCGACGATGACCGACTTCAACCTCTGGACCTGGAACAGCCGTGTGTTCCCCGGCATCGACACGCTCAATGTGCGGCAGGGCGACCGGGTGCGGATCCGCGTGGGCAACCTCACGATGACCAACCATCCGATCCACCTGCACGGCCATGAGTTCCAGGTCACCGGCACGGACGGTGGACCGGTGCCGCCCGCCGCGCGCTGGCCGGAGGTGACCACCGACGTGGCGGTCGGCCAGATGCGCCAGATCGAGTTCGTGGCGGACGAGCCGGGCGACTGGGCCCTTCACTGCCACAAGAGCCACCACACGATGAATGCCATGGGCCACGCGGTCGATACGCTGATCGGCGTCGACCACCGCGGGCTGGCGTCCCGCATCAACAAGATCATCCCGGACTACATGGCCATGGGCGAGCGCGGCATGGCCGACATGGCCGAAATGGAGATGCCGATTCCCGAGAACACGGTGCCGATGATGTCCGGTCAAGGGCCGCACGGGTCGCTTGAAATGGGCGGCATGTTCAGCGTGGTGAAAGTCCGGGCGGACCAGAAGCCCGGTGACTACAGCGATCCGGGCTGGTATCGCGCTCCCGCGGGTTCGGTGGCGCGGCGTGTGGAAACGCCCGGTGAAGCACCGTCATCGCCGATGCCAACGGCTCATCAGCACCCGCCTCGTCCGACGGCTGGCGCATCAGAGGCCGCATCCACCAGGCCCGCTTCGGAGCCACTCCGCGTCCGCAAGCCCGATGGGCACGGGCATCACGGGCACTGA
- a CDS encoding sensor domain-containing diguanylate cyclase, with amino-acid sequence MSTLPRPGEWLPELPGSLSLMALLREGTHQERLFILGGWLLTLVAAVALGLLSVRLNWSGLAIPLPSVVGMSDDPDPAGHLYLSIFPPLSLCLWWTLCFGWRWGAPPAYVATLALALDADMAPTWALIFAAANPIGLGVMALGYRAVGASRALRTRRSWMFYVPLSFVAAVLSSTGALIWTHTRQLGAGEQLPIWQGWWLGAFAQSLLIAGPLLAFTWPPLWRWLQRRPELRHPTPAGRRALGLGLLLAIVLAVQGFGLVSLGLGSLQLRLALDSRDWGQLAEAARVMLSTAWVFFWVFTLIVLFVGQFGYQALSRWLRSTEALVMQLARVNAELEQRSRTDGLSGLVNRMAAEDGLRALLRAVRRYRTPAAVLMLDIDHFKLVNDRYGHAAGDAVIRALARTLQDASREVDLPGRYGGEEFVIGLAHTDLPGALQFAERLRVRIADAQVQGPPPEGAARETGPLIRYTVSIGVAVMRAEDEGIENALRRADAALYRAKQGGRNRVETEATADAPGAETGTRND; translated from the coding sequence ATGAGCACGCTGCCGCGCCCCGGCGAATGGTTGCCCGAACTCCCGGGCAGCCTGTCGCTGATGGCGTTGCTGCGTGAAGGCACCCATCAGGAGCGCCTGTTCATTCTGGGCGGCTGGCTGCTGACCCTGGTGGCTGCGGTGGCCCTGGGACTGCTGAGCGTGCGGCTGAACTGGTCCGGACTGGCCATCCCCCTGCCCTCGGTGGTCGGCATGAGCGATGACCCAGACCCGGCCGGGCATCTGTACCTGAGCATCTTCCCGCCGCTGAGCCTGTGCCTGTGGTGGACGCTGTGCTTCGGCTGGCGCTGGGGCGCACCGCCCGCGTATGTCGCCACCCTGGCGCTGGCGCTGGACGCCGACATGGCGCCGACCTGGGCCCTGATCTTCGCCGCCGCCAATCCGATCGGCCTGGGCGTGATGGCGCTGGGGTACCGGGCCGTCGGCGCCTCCCGCGCGCTGCGCACCCGACGCAGCTGGATGTTCTATGTGCCGCTGAGCTTTGTGGCGGCGGTGCTCAGCTCCACCGGGGCCCTGATCTGGACCCACACCCGCCAGCTCGGCGCGGGCGAGCAGTTGCCAATCTGGCAGGGCTGGTGGCTCGGTGCCTTTGCGCAAAGCCTGCTGATCGCCGGCCCGCTGCTGGCCTTCACCTGGCCGCCGCTGTGGCGTTGGCTGCAGCGCCGGCCGGAACTGCGCCATCCCACACCCGCCGGCCGCCGCGCGCTCGGGTTGGGGCTGTTGCTGGCCATCGTGCTGGCGGTGCAGGGCTTCGGTCTGGTGAGTCTGGGACTGGGCTCGCTGCAACTGCGGCTGGCTCTGGACAGCCGGGACTGGGGCCAGCTCGCCGAAGCGGCCCGCGTCATGCTGAGCACCGCCTGGGTGTTCTTCTGGGTCTTCACCTTGATCGTGCTGTTCGTCGGGCAGTTCGGCTATCAGGCGCTGTCGCGCTGGCTGCGATCGACCGAAGCCCTGGTCATGCAACTGGCCCGGGTGAACGCCGAGCTGGAACAACGCTCCCGCACCGACGGCCTCTCCGGCCTGGTCAACCGAATGGCCGCCGAAGACGGCCTGCGTGCGCTGCTTCGCGCGGTGCGGCGCTACCGCACACCGGCGGCCGTCCTGATGCTGGACATCGACCACTTCAAGCTGGTGAACGACCGCTACGGCCATGCCGCCGGCGATGCCGTCATCCGCGCGCTGGCGCGGACGCTGCAGGACGCCTCGCGTGAAGTGGATCTGCCGGGTCGATACGGCGGCGAGGAATTCGTCATTGGCCTGGCCCACACCGACCTGCCGGGAGCACTGCAGTTCGCCGAACGCCTGCGGGTCCGCATTGCCGATGCCCAGGTCCAAGGGCCGCCGCCCGAAGGGGCGGCGCGGGAGACCGGACCGCTGATCAGGTACACCGTCAGCATCGGCGTCGCGGTGATGCGGGCCGAGGACGAAGGCATCGAAAACGCCCTGCGCCGCGCCGATGCCGCGCTCTACCGGGCCAAGCAAGGGGGCCGCAATCGCGTGGAGACGGAAGCCACCGCCGATGCGCCCGGTGCCGAAACGGGCACCCGCAACGACTGA
- a CDS encoding NAD(P)-dependent oxidoreductase — translation MSSIGSRSYDATPSIRVAFLGLGVMGFPMAGHLARAGHQVTVYNRTAAKAQAWVAEFGGASAATPREAAQGAALVFACVGNDADLRSVVLGDDGAFAGMAAGAVFVDHTTASAEIARELHAQAQQRGLHFVDAPVSGGQAGAVNGALTVMCGGDEAPFERARPLALHFGKAVTRIGDAGAGQLAKMVNQICIAGIVQGLSEAIAFGQKSGLPMSLVLDVIGKGAAQSWQMDNRGKTMVEDKFDFGFAVDWMRKDLGLVLEEARSNGARLPLTALVDQFYADVQAQGGGRLDTSSLIKRLR, via the coding sequence ATGAGCAGCATCGGCTCCCGCAGCTACGACGCGACGCCGTCGATCCGTGTCGCCTTCCTCGGCCTCGGCGTGATGGGCTTTCCCATGGCCGGCCATCTGGCCCGCGCCGGCCATCAGGTCACCGTCTACAACCGCACCGCGGCCAAGGCGCAGGCCTGGGTGGCCGAGTTCGGTGGCGCGTCCGCTGCCACGCCGCGCGAAGCCGCGCAGGGCGCTGCACTGGTGTTCGCCTGCGTCGGCAACGATGCGGACCTGCGCTCGGTGGTGCTGGGTGATGACGGCGCCTTTGCCGGCATGGCCGCAGGCGCCGTGTTTGTCGATCACACCACCGCGTCCGCAGAAATCGCCCGTGAGCTTCATGCGCAGGCCCAGCAGCGCGGTCTGCATTTTGTCGACGCGCCGGTGTCCGGCGGTCAGGCTGGCGCCGTCAACGGTGCGCTGACGGTGATGTGCGGCGGCGATGAGGCACCGTTCGAGCGGGCCCGCCCGCTGGCGCTGCACTTCGGCAAGGCGGTGACCCGCATCGGTGATGCGGGCGCCGGTCAATTGGCCAAGATGGTCAACCAGATCTGCATCGCCGGCATCGTGCAGGGCCTGTCGGAGGCGATCGCCTTCGGCCAGAAGAGCGGGCTGCCGATGTCGCTGGTGCTGGACGTCATCGGCAAGGGCGCGGCCCAGAGCTGGCAGATGGACAACCGCGGCAAAACCATGGTGGAGGACAAGTTCGACTTCGGCTTCGCCGTCGATTGGATGCGCAAGGACCTCGGCCTGGTGCTCGAGGAGGCCCGCAGCAACGGCGCGCGCCTGCCGCTGACCGCGCTGGTCGACCAGTTCTATGCCGATGTCCAGGCCCAGGGCGGCGGACGTCTGGACACGTCCAGCCTGATCAAACGCCTGCGCTGA
- a CDS encoding type IV pilus twitching motility protein PilT, translating to MDITQLLAFSVKNKASDLHLSAGLPPMIRVHGDVRRINVEPLEHRQVHDMVYDIMSDAQRKAYEETLEVDFSFEIQGLARFRVNAFNHNRGSGAVFRTIPSKILTLEQLSAPKVFAELALKPRGMVLVTGPTGSGKSTTLAAMVNHLNENEYGHILTIEDPIEFVHESKKCLINQREVGPQTLSFSNALRSALREDPDCILVGELRDLETIRLALTAAETGHLVFGTLHTSSAAKTVDRIVDVFPAAEKDMVRAMLSESLVAVISQTLCKTKDGAGRVAAHEIMLGTSAIRNLIRENKVAQMYSSIQTGNNLGMQTLDQNLTELVRRNVISPAEARGKAKFPENFPG from the coding sequence ATGGACATCACTCAACTGCTGGCATTCTCGGTCAAGAACAAGGCTTCTGACCTCCACCTCTCGGCCGGACTGCCGCCGATGATCCGTGTGCATGGAGATGTGCGCCGGATCAATGTCGAACCGCTCGAGCACCGCCAGGTGCACGACATGGTCTACGACATCATGAGCGATGCGCAGCGCAAGGCTTATGAAGAGACGCTGGAAGTCGACTTCTCGTTCGAGATCCAGGGCCTGGCGCGCTTCCGCGTCAACGCCTTCAATCACAACCGGGGCTCCGGGGCGGTCTTCCGGACGATTCCGTCCAAGATCCTGACGCTGGAACAGCTCAGCGCGCCCAAGGTGTTTGCCGAGCTGGCGCTCAAGCCGCGCGGCATGGTGCTGGTGACCGGTCCGACTGGCTCCGGCAAGAGCACGACCTTGGCCGCCATGGTCAATCACCTGAACGAAAACGAGTACGGCCACATCCTCACGATCGAGGATCCGATCGAATTCGTGCATGAATCCAAGAAGTGCCTCATCAACCAGCGCGAGGTGGGGCCGCAGACGCTGAGCTTCTCCAACGCGCTGCGTTCGGCGCTGCGGGAAGACCCGGACTGCATCCTGGTGGGCGAGTTGCGTGACCTGGAAACCATCCGCCTGGCGCTGACCGCGGCCGAAACCGGCCACTTGGTCTTCGGCACGCTGCACACGTCCTCGGCCGCGAAGACGGTGGACCGGATCGTCGACGTGTTCCCGGCGGCGGAAAAGGACATGGTGCGGGCGATGCTGTCCGAATCGCTGGTCGCGGTGATTTCGCAGACCTTGTGCAAAACCAAGGACGGCGCGGGCCGGGTGGCGGCGCACGAGATCATGCTGGGCACCTCGGCCATCCGCAACCTGATCCGGGAGAACAAGGTCGCGCAGATGTATTCGTCGATCCAGACCGGTAACAACCTGGGCATGCAGACGCTGGACCAGAACCTGACGGAACTGGTGCGTCGCAATGTCATTTCGCCCGCGGAAGCCCGCGGCAAGGCGAAGTTTCCCGAAAACTTTCCCGGGTGA